One Burkholderia thailandensis E264 genomic window carries:
- a CDS encoding APC family permease translates to MSDLSDYSNARAATPSGDANGQPSLAAGAVGFPTALASAVGLIMASPVILTATSGFGMGGWAFAVAMVIAFVMMQAQATTFSEAAAMLPTAGSVYDYLSCGLGRFWAITGTISAYFLVHVFAGTAETILSGIMALVNFESLNAAFERHNSAWLVGVGLVATFAITNIIGIKVFSKLEIVLTIGMWLSLMIFGALGLAAAPAVQLDGWFGRSEVGASVPAVLSLVGMAMFMFVGCEFVTPLAPEMKTPGKTIPRAMALGLAGVAVCMFVYGAAIKRQVPNVAVTADGLTHLLDTPGAIPAFALRVLGPFGRVWFGVAFLFAGAATINTLMAGLPRILYGMAVDGALPKCFAYLHPRFRTPVVGIVAAAIVPIAHAWIIHGDLDSIMHLVLAATCAWGTAYLLVTLSVVMLRIRRPDLPRPYRSPWFPLPQIVSSAGIVLAIWYIAPPGMNRRDIYVPFGAMLGLTALYALFWTVVVQRKHPFRPVPAEEVLRNEHVR, encoded by the coding sequence ATGTCGGATTTATCGGATTATTCGAATGCGCGGGCCGCGACGCCGTCCGGCGACGCGAACGGGCAGCCCTCGCTGGCGGCCGGCGCGGTGGGCTTTCCGACGGCGCTCGCGAGCGCCGTCGGCCTCATCATGGCGAGCCCGGTGATCCTGACCGCGACGTCCGGCTTCGGGATGGGCGGCTGGGCGTTCGCGGTTGCGATGGTCATCGCGTTCGTGATGATGCAGGCGCAGGCGACGACGTTTTCCGAGGCGGCGGCGATGCTGCCGACGGCGGGCTCCGTCTACGACTACCTGTCGTGCGGGCTCGGCCGATTCTGGGCGATCACCGGTACGATCTCCGCGTATTTCCTCGTCCACGTGTTCGCCGGCACGGCGGAGACGATCCTGAGCGGCATCATGGCGCTCGTGAACTTCGAATCGCTGAACGCGGCGTTCGAGCGGCACAACAGTGCGTGGCTCGTCGGCGTCGGTCTCGTCGCGACGTTCGCGATCACCAACATCATCGGCATCAAGGTGTTCAGCAAGCTCGAGATCGTGTTGACGATCGGCATGTGGCTGTCACTGATGATCTTCGGCGCGCTCGGGCTCGCAGCCGCGCCCGCCGTGCAGCTCGACGGCTGGTTCGGGCGCTCGGAGGTCGGCGCGTCGGTGCCGGCGGTGCTGTCGCTCGTCGGGATGGCGATGTTCATGTTCGTCGGCTGCGAGTTCGTCACGCCGCTCGCGCCGGAAATGAAGACGCCCGGCAAGACGATTCCGCGTGCGATGGCGCTCGGGCTCGCGGGCGTCGCGGTCTGCATGTTCGTCTACGGCGCGGCGATCAAGCGGCAGGTGCCGAACGTCGCGGTAACGGCGGACGGCCTCACGCATCTGCTCGACACGCCCGGCGCGATTCCCGCGTTCGCGCTGCGGGTGCTCGGCCCGTTCGGGCGCGTGTGGTTCGGCGTCGCGTTCCTGTTCGCCGGTGCCGCGACGATCAACACGCTGATGGCCGGGCTGCCGCGCATCCTGTACGGCATGGCTGTCGATGGCGCGCTGCCGAAGTGCTTCGCATACCTGCATCCGCGCTTTCGCACGCCGGTCGTCGGCATCGTCGCCGCGGCCATCGTGCCGATCGCGCATGCGTGGATCATCCACGGCGATCTCGACAGCATCATGCACCTCGTGCTCGCCGCGACCTGCGCGTGGGGCACCGCATATCTGCTCGTCACGCTGTCGGTCGTGATGCTCCGGATCCGCCGCCCGGATCTGCCGCGGCCGTACCGGTCGCCTTGGTTTCCGCTGCCGCAGATCGTGTCCAGCGCCGGCATCGTGCTCGCGATCTGGTACATCGCGCCGCCGGGAATGAATCGCCGCGACATCTACGTGCCATTCGGCGCGATGCTCGGTCTCACCGCGCTCTATGCGCTGTTCTGGACAGTCGTCGTGCAGCGCAAGCATCCGTTTCGGCCGGTGCCCGCCGAAGAGGTGCTGCGCAACGAGCACGTGCGGTGA
- a CDS encoding helix-turn-helix domain-containing protein translates to MLFQSRSLEDVHDHGLAIAGWRQVYRQMTPGRFKGTVTQVLYDDFHFFRETTNRRVAQTGVSPEGRTSLAVPVLVPLSGTFQRQHVDGYALLALRPGEDFEFHTPEGMRLVGISAAPDMIDELCEAEFGARENRAPRHVTRLRDDQGAALGARLSSYIDDAQRNPTWLEYDATRKMFRDAMLGVFLDALAGGIGEERRDITHATYSDIVGRCERYLRARPEEPVTVLELCRALRCSRRTLQTSFQRVADVTPVTYLRTIRLNAVRRLLRTTSADALCVGEAAARWGFTHLGYFAREYRGLFGELPSQTRRLS, encoded by the coding sequence ATGTTGTTCCAGTCGCGTTCGCTCGAAGACGTCCACGATCACGGGCTCGCCATCGCCGGCTGGCGTCAGGTCTACCGGCAGATGACGCCCGGCCGCTTCAAGGGCACGGTCACGCAGGTTTTGTACGACGATTTCCACTTCTTCCGCGAAACGACGAACCGCCGCGTCGCGCAGACGGGCGTGTCGCCGGAGGGGCGCACGTCGCTTGCGGTGCCCGTGCTCGTGCCGCTGTCGGGGACGTTCCAGCGGCAACATGTCGACGGCTACGCGCTGCTCGCGTTGCGCCCCGGCGAGGACTTCGAGTTCCACACGCCGGAAGGGATGCGGCTCGTCGGCATCAGCGCCGCGCCGGACATGATCGACGAGCTGTGCGAAGCCGAATTCGGCGCGCGCGAAAACCGTGCGCCGCGGCACGTGACCCGGTTGAGGGACGATCAGGGCGCGGCGCTCGGCGCGCGCCTGTCGTCGTATATCGACGATGCGCAGCGCAATCCGACGTGGCTCGAATACGACGCGACCCGCAAGATGTTTCGCGACGCGATGCTCGGCGTGTTCCTCGATGCGCTCGCGGGCGGGATCGGCGAGGAGCGGCGCGACATCACGCATGCGACGTACAGCGATATCGTCGGCCGCTGCGAGCGCTATCTTCGGGCGCGTCCCGAGGAGCCCGTGACGGTGCTCGAGCTATGCCGTGCGCTGCGCTGCAGCCGGCGCACGCTGCAGACGAGCTTTCAGCGCGTCGCCGACGTGACGCCCGTCACGTACTTGCGCACGATCCGTCTGAACGCCGTGCGCCGTCTGCTGCGCACGACGTCCGCCGATGCGCTGTGCGTCGGCGAGGCCGCGGCGCGCTGGGGCTTCACGCATCTCGGCTATTTCGCGCGCGAGTACCGCGGCCTGTTCGGCGAGTTGCCGTCGCAGACGCGTCGTCTGTCCTGA
- a CDS encoding aldo/keto reductase, translated as MALRSLGTSTIQVSPLVFGGNVFGWTADENTSFSLLDALTDAGINFIDTADVYSAWAPGNQGGESETIIGKWLKRSGKRDQVVIATKVGLLATRAGLSRENILKAADDSLRRLQTDYIDLYFSHRDLADSAPLEETLGAYQTLIEQGKVRIIGASNYSGARLREAAELSRRTGLPAYQVIQPEYNLYDREAYERELEPVATELKLGVVTYYALASGFLSGKYRSEADLKKSARGGRVEQYLNPRGLRILAALDAVAAKHGSTQTSVALAWQIARPSVTAPIASATSIEQLNALGASILLHLDADDMRQLDDASAP; from the coding sequence ATGGCACTACGCTCACTCGGCACCTCGACGATTCAAGTTTCGCCGCTCGTGTTCGGCGGCAACGTGTTCGGCTGGACCGCCGACGAGAACACTTCGTTTTCGCTGCTCGACGCGCTCACCGACGCCGGCATCAATTTCATCGACACGGCCGACGTCTATTCGGCGTGGGCGCCCGGCAACCAGGGCGGCGAATCGGAGACGATCATCGGCAAGTGGCTCAAGCGCTCGGGCAAGCGCGACCAGGTCGTGATCGCGACGAAGGTCGGGTTGCTCGCGACGCGGGCCGGCCTGTCGCGCGAGAACATCCTGAAGGCCGCCGACGATTCGCTGCGGCGCTTGCAGACCGACTACATCGATCTCTATTTCTCGCACCGCGACCTGGCCGATTCCGCGCCGCTCGAGGAAACGCTCGGCGCGTATCAGACGCTGATCGAGCAGGGCAAGGTGCGGATCATCGGTGCGTCGAACTACAGCGGCGCGCGGCTGCGCGAGGCGGCCGAACTGAGCCGGCGCACCGGCCTGCCCGCGTATCAGGTGATCCAGCCCGAATACAACCTGTACGACCGCGAAGCGTACGAACGCGAGCTCGAGCCGGTGGCGACCGAGCTGAAGCTCGGCGTCGTCACCTATTACGCGCTCGCGAGCGGCTTCCTGTCGGGCAAGTACCGGTCCGAGGCGGACCTGAAGAAGAGCGCGCGCGGCGGGCGCGTCGAGCAATACCTGAACCCGCGCGGCTTGCGGATTCTCGCGGCGCTCGATGCGGTCGCGGCGAAGCACGGTTCGACGCAAACGTCGGTCGCGCTTGCATGGCAGATCGCGCGGCCGAGCGTCACCGCACCGATCGCGAGCGCGACGTCGATCGAACAGTTGAACGCGCTCGGCGCGTCGATCCTGCTGCACCTCGACGCGGACGACATGCGGCAGCTCGACGACGCGAGCGCGCCGTAA
- a CDS encoding aldehyde dehydrogenase family protein, with translation MTQTDLVAVADTVRAFTKREFGIFIDGAMRAAHSPRRLDVYDPATGERLSRVPDADAHDVDAAVASAKRAFDARVWSGLRPADRERVLLKLADVLEAHAEELAQLETLNQGKSILVSRGVEVGATIEYVRYMAGWATKITGQTLDVSIPFPPGARYTAYTRKEPVGVVAAIVPWNFPLMIAVWKLVPALAAGCTVVLKPSPETPLTALRLAELALEAGVPAGVFNVVTGGRECGAALAGHPSVRKISFTGSTATGKLVGAAAVQNMTRFSLELGGKNPIVMLDDVDVDAALGGVAAGAFFNQGQVCAAASRIYVHRSKFRRLAQGLADVAAAMRLGPGLDPAAQINPLVSAHHRDKVVQHIEVARREGLTFLTGGTRADDLPGYFVRPAVIADAAHDSAIVRDEVFGPVVVVLPFDDPAEAVRLANASPYGLAASLWSNDLKAVMDLVPQIEAGTVWVNCHIPLDPSMPFGGYKQSGIGREFGQYAIEGFTETKSVCIAH, from the coding sequence ATGACACAGACCGACCTCGTCGCCGTGGCCGACACGGTGCGCGCTTTCACCAAGCGCGAATTCGGCATCTTCATCGACGGCGCGATGCGCGCCGCGCATTCGCCGCGCCGGCTCGACGTGTACGACCCCGCCACGGGCGAGCGTCTTTCGCGCGTGCCCGACGCCGATGCGCACGACGTCGACGCCGCCGTCGCGAGCGCGAAGCGCGCATTCGACGCGCGCGTCTGGAGCGGGCTGCGGCCCGCCGATCGCGAGCGGGTCCTGCTGAAGCTCGCCGACGTGCTCGAAGCGCATGCGGAGGAGCTCGCGCAGCTCGAAACGCTGAACCAGGGCAAGTCGATTCTCGTGTCGCGCGGCGTGGAAGTGGGCGCGACGATCGAATACGTCCGCTACATGGCGGGCTGGGCGACGAAGATCACCGGGCAGACGCTCGACGTATCGATTCCGTTTCCGCCCGGCGCCCGCTACACCGCGTACACGCGCAAGGAACCGGTCGGCGTCGTCGCCGCGATCGTGCCGTGGAACTTCCCGCTGATGATCGCTGTGTGGAAGCTCGTGCCGGCGCTCGCGGCGGGCTGCACGGTCGTGCTGAAGCCGTCGCCCGAGACGCCGCTCACCGCGCTCAGGCTCGCCGAGCTCGCGCTCGAAGCGGGCGTGCCGGCCGGGGTGTTCAACGTCGTGACGGGCGGGCGGGAATGCGGCGCGGCGCTCGCGGGCCATCCGTCGGTCCGCAAGATCTCGTTCACCGGCTCGACCGCGACGGGCAAGCTCGTCGGCGCGGCCGCCGTGCAGAACATGACGCGCTTCTCGCTCGAGCTCGGCGGCAAGAATCCGATCGTGATGCTCGACGATGTCGACGTCGATGCGGCGCTCGGCGGCGTCGCGGCGGGCGCTTTCTTCAATCAGGGGCAGGTGTGCGCGGCCGCGTCGCGCATCTACGTGCACCGCAGCAAGTTCCGCCGGCTCGCGCAAGGGCTGGCCGACGTCGCCGCGGCCATGCGGCTCGGCCCGGGGCTCGATCCGGCCGCGCAGATCAACCCGCTCGTGTCCGCGCATCATCGCGACAAGGTCGTGCAGCACATCGAAGTAGCGCGCCGCGAGGGCCTGACGTTCCTCACGGGCGGCACGCGCGCGGACGATCTGCCCGGCTACTTCGTGCGCCCGGCCGTGATCGCCGATGCGGCGCACGACAGCGCGATCGTGCGCGACGAAGTGTTCGGGCCGGTCGTCGTCGTGCTGCCGTTCGACGATCCGGCCGAGGCGGTGCGGCTCGCGAACGCGTCGCCGTACGGGCTCGCCGCGAGCCTGTGGAGCAACGACCTGAAGGCGGTGATGGATCTCGTGCCGCAGATCGAGGCGGGCACCGTCTGGGTCAACTGCCACATTCCGCTCGACCCGTCGATGCCGTTCGGCGGCTACAAGCAATCGGGCATCGGCCGCGAGTTCGGCCAATACGCGATCGAAGGCTTCACCGAAACCAAATCCGTCTGCATCGCGCACTGA
- a CDS encoding molybdenum cofactor biosynthesis F family protein, whose product MGADPVFIQVGALAEGFAPDSHILAPVDDLAGRTIVLAATDGATREYTFADRSTLRWHARQASRDAGHAGDPGDADREAAYRATQLRDGIYFVDYVDPLRRATSVSLVLDLARSVWTSVEGVLPAERDVRIDSFSRVARGLPLTGVDTTFRHGAIVGAAAPGPLHAPTRELVGKRTMYRYSPTECYEHIYLNDDFYAWHCLAGVERGLADVDRCHYFKLADALYLFVWREKVVPTLGVVLIDLDQCKTDGKIFGYREGDFGALSNFPVGAHAQVLNETAHPLAR is encoded by the coding sequence ATGGGAGCAGACCCGGTCTTCATTCAAGTCGGCGCGCTGGCCGAAGGCTTCGCGCCCGACAGTCACATACTCGCGCCCGTCGACGACCTCGCGGGACGCACGATCGTGCTCGCCGCGACGGACGGCGCGACGCGCGAATACACGTTCGCCGATCGATCGACGCTGCGCTGGCACGCGCGCCAAGCGTCGCGCGATGCGGGGCACGCGGGCGACCCGGGCGACGCGGACCGGGAGGCGGCGTACCGGGCGACGCAACTGCGCGACGGCATTTACTTCGTCGACTACGTCGATCCGCTCCGGCGCGCGACATCGGTCAGCCTCGTGCTCGATTTGGCGCGGAGCGTCTGGACGTCGGTCGAAGGCGTGCTGCCGGCCGAGCGCGACGTGCGCATCGATTCGTTTTCGCGCGTCGCGCGCGGGTTGCCGTTGACGGGCGTCGACACGACGTTCCGCCACGGCGCGATCGTGGGCGCGGCCGCGCCCGGCCCGCTGCATGCGCCGACGCGGGAACTCGTCGGCAAGCGGACGATGTACCGCTACAGCCCGACCGAATGCTACGAGCACATTTATCTGAATGACGATTTCTACGCGTGGCATTGCCTGGCCGGCGTCGAGCGCGGGCTCGCGGATGTCGACCGCTGCCATTACTTCAAGCTTGCCGACGCGTTGTACCTGTTCGTCTGGCGCGAGAAGGTCGTGCCGACGCTCGGCGTCGTGCTGATCGATCTCGACCAGTGCAAGACGGACGGCAAGATCTTCGGGTATCGCGAAGGCGACTTTGGCGCGCTGTCGAATTTTCCGGTCGGCGCCCATGCGCAGGTACTGAACGAAACCGCGCATCCGCTCGCGCGATGA
- a CDS encoding aspartate aminotransferase family protein, producing MSYNDSRFWHPMLHPNDMKRREPIRIVRGDGCHVYDERGRQLVDGVAGLWNVNVGHNRAEVKEAIVRQLDELEYFQLFDGITHPRAEELSTKLIDMMEPEGMRRVLYSSGGSDSVETALKIARQYWKVRGQADRTKFISLKQGYHGTHFGGASVNGNTVFRRNYEPNLPGCFHVETPWLYRNPFTQDPEALGRICAELLEREILFQSPDTVAAFIAEPVQGAGGVIVPPANYWPLVREVCDRYGVLLIADEVVTGFGRSGSLFGSRGWGVKPDIMCLAKGISSGYVPLGATAVNARIEDAFASNADFGGAIMHGYTYSGHPVACAAALASLDIVLRENLPANAAKQGAHLIEALQPFVERFDAVGEVRGKGLMVALDLVADKATRAPIDPMSGYANAVAEVARENGVLVRPVGTKIILSPPLVIQREQIDRIVAGLEAGFRATPFSGGR from the coding sequence ATGAGCTACAACGATTCCCGTTTCTGGCACCCGATGCTGCACCCGAACGACATGAAGCGCCGCGAACCGATCCGCATCGTGCGCGGCGACGGCTGCCATGTGTACGACGAGCGCGGACGCCAACTCGTCGACGGCGTCGCGGGCTTGTGGAACGTCAACGTCGGCCACAACCGCGCCGAGGTCAAGGAAGCGATCGTGCGCCAGCTCGACGAACTCGAGTACTTCCAGCTATTTGACGGCATCACGCATCCGCGCGCCGAGGAACTGTCGACGAAGCTGATCGACATGATGGAGCCCGAAGGCATGCGCCGCGTGCTGTACAGCTCGGGCGGCTCGGATTCGGTCGAGACCGCGCTCAAGATCGCGCGCCAGTACTGGAAAGTGCGCGGGCAGGCCGACCGCACGAAGTTCATCTCGCTGAAGCAGGGCTACCACGGAACGCATTTCGGCGGCGCGTCGGTAAACGGCAACACGGTCTTCAGGCGCAACTACGAGCCGAACTTGCCCGGCTGCTTCCATGTCGAGACGCCGTGGCTCTATCGCAATCCGTTCACGCAGGACCCCGAGGCGCTCGGCCGCATCTGCGCGGAACTGCTCGAGCGCGAGATCCTGTTCCAGAGCCCGGACACGGTCGCCGCGTTCATCGCCGAGCCGGTTCAGGGCGCGGGCGGCGTGATCGTGCCGCCCGCGAACTACTGGCCGCTCGTGCGCGAGGTCTGCGACCGCTACGGCGTGCTGCTGATTGCCGACGAGGTCGTCACGGGCTTCGGGCGCAGCGGCAGCCTGTTCGGCAGCCGCGGCTGGGGCGTGAAGCCCGACATCATGTGCCTCGCGAAGGGCATCTCGTCCGGCTACGTGCCGCTCGGCGCGACCGCGGTGAACGCGCGGATCGAGGACGCGTTCGCGTCGAACGCGGACTTCGGCGGCGCGATCATGCACGGCTACACGTACTCGGGGCATCCGGTCGCATGCGCGGCGGCGCTCGCGAGTCTCGACATCGTGCTGCGCGAGAACCTGCCCGCGAACGCGGCGAAGCAGGGCGCGCATCTGATCGAAGCGCTGCAGCCGTTCGTCGAGCGCTTCGACGCGGTCGGCGAAGTGCGCGGCAAGGGGCTGATGGTCGCGCTCGACCTCGTCGCGGACAAGGCGACGCGCGCGCCGATCGATCCGATGTCGGGCTACGCGAACGCGGTCGCCGAAGTCGCGCGCGAAAACGGCGTGCTGGTGCGCCCGGTCGGCACGAAGATCATTCTGTCGCCGCCGCTCGTGATTCAACGCGAGCAGATCGACCGGATCGTCGCGGGCCTCGAAGCCGGCTTTCGCGCGACGCCGTTCTCGGGCGGCCGATGA
- a CDS encoding SDR family oxidoreductase, with protein sequence MNGADSKRATPCGRLVADFRGRAALVTGGAQGIGAAIAGAFAAAGASVAIADLQGDAAAALAARLAARGTADGQTVRGYRVDAARRDELFALVEQAEADSGRLDIVVHNAAYFPLTPFDAIAPDVLERTLAVNLSALFWLTQAALPAFERAGRGRVLATSSVTGPRVAYPGLAHYAASKAGVNGFIRAAALELARRNVTVNGVEPGMIRTPAAGNLGDAAHGERIARGVPLGRLGEPEEIAAAMLFLASDAAGYITGQTIVVDGGATLPETTAATG encoded by the coding sequence ATGAACGGCGCCGATTCGAAGCGCGCGACGCCGTGCGGCCGGCTCGTCGCCGATTTTCGCGGCCGCGCGGCGCTCGTGACGGGCGGCGCGCAGGGCATCGGCGCGGCGATCGCCGGTGCGTTCGCCGCCGCCGGCGCGAGCGTCGCGATCGCGGACTTGCAGGGCGACGCGGCCGCCGCGCTCGCCGCGCGGCTTGCCGCGCGCGGGACCGCTGACGGGCAGACGGTGCGTGGGTACCGTGTCGACGCCGCGCGGCGGGATGAACTGTTCGCGCTCGTCGAACAGGCCGAGGCGGACAGCGGGCGGCTCGACATCGTCGTTCACAACGCCGCATATTTTCCGCTGACGCCGTTCGATGCGATCGCGCCCGACGTGCTCGAGCGCACGCTCGCCGTCAATCTGTCCGCGTTGTTCTGGCTCACGCAGGCGGCATTGCCGGCGTTCGAGCGCGCGGGGCGGGGGCGCGTGCTCGCGACGTCGTCGGTGACGGGGCCGCGCGTCGCGTACCCGGGGCTCGCGCACTACGCGGCGTCGAAAGCCGGCGTGAACGGCTTCATTCGCGCGGCGGCGCTCGAGCTTGCGCGGCGGAACGTGACCGTCAACGGCGTCGAGCCGGGGATGATCCGCACGCCGGCCGCCGGCAATCTCGGCGATGCGGCGCACGGTGAGCGGATCGCGCGCGGCGTGCCGCTCGGCCGCCTGGGCGAGCCCGAGGAGATCGCGGCCGCGATGCTGTTCCTCGCGTCCGACGCCGCGGGCTACATCACAGGGCAAACGATCGTCGTCGACGGCGGCGCGACGCTGCCGGAGACGACGGCGGCGACCGGATAG
- a CDS encoding helix-turn-helix transcriptional regulator, whose translation MTHDPARSDSASSYAHALRACVGSLQALARPTATVFYRIDASGEPVDFELFGMTAAMHRAYVSRYRPLDPLHPARCASQPGAVVTLASQLPDERRDASSYWTGFLRRHGVADVVEVLLRDGGAPVAAFSLLRLAGGGRYSAAEIAALHAVQPVVEVALLPPLRAVRGIRRIACDVRLTHREEQIARLVRDGRSNKAIARDLALGQPTVKTHLLRMFRKLGVSNRTELVGALFL comes from the coding sequence ATGACGCACGACCCCGCCAGATCCGATTCCGCTTCGTCATACGCGCATGCGTTGCGAGCGTGCGTGGGTTCGCTGCAGGCGCTCGCGCGACCGACGGCGACGGTCTTCTACCGGATCGACGCGAGCGGCGAGCCCGTCGATTTCGAGCTGTTCGGGATGACGGCCGCGATGCATCGCGCGTATGTGAGCCGCTACCGGCCGCTCGATCCGCTGCACCCGGCGCGCTGCGCGTCGCAGCCGGGCGCGGTGGTCACGCTCGCGTCGCAGTTGCCCGACGAGCGGCGCGATGCGTCGTCGTACTGGACGGGCTTCCTGCGGCGGCATGGCGTCGCCGACGTCGTCGAGGTGCTGCTGCGCGACGGCGGCGCGCCGGTCGCGGCGTTCTCGCTGTTGCGTCTGGCCGGCGGCGGCCGCTACTCGGCGGCCGAGATCGCGGCGTTGCACGCGGTCCAGCCGGTCGTCGAGGTCGCGCTGCTGCCGCCGTTGCGCGCGGTGCGCGGGATTCGCCGGATCGCGTGCGATGTGCGGCTCACGCATCGCGAGGAACAGATCGCGCGGCTCGTGCGCGACGGGCGATCGAACAAGGCAATCGCGCGCGATCTCGCGCTCGGCCAGCCGACCGTCAAGACGCATCTGCTGCGCATGTTTCGCAAGCTGGGGGTGTCGAACCGCACCGAACTCGTTGGCGCGCTGTTTCTGTGA
- a CDS encoding DUF3156 family protein: MSGRSTGVGRVALLAGRLRRFAPGDVPGYRRGATLARVAADLGAALAAAGGGDAARMALDDGIALRATERVDRQFLLHTVSVQLERTLAGPDTHGSASIAASGWVRRGPAAATIARDADARFGSLVRALLAVPSLNAPLAALDLTYCEIAARGRRWTLRIVPFGGSEVVGRMPSFRRYVRLADTQRDALHAAFAGFEAALARLPGD, translated from the coding sequence GTGAGCGGGCGATCGACGGGCGTCGGCCGCGTGGCGTTGCTGGCCGGCCGACTGCGCCGGTTTGCACCGGGGGACGTACCCGGCTATCGGCGCGGCGCGACGCTCGCGCGCGTCGCCGCGGATCTGGGCGCGGCGCTTGCCGCGGCCGGCGGCGGCGACGCCGCGCGAATGGCGCTCGACGACGGCATCGCGTTGCGTGCGACCGAGCGTGTCGATCGGCAATTTCTGCTGCATACGGTCAGCGTGCAACTGGAGAGGACGCTCGCGGGCCCCGACACGCACGGCTCGGCATCGATTGCCGCGAGCGGGTGGGTGCGTCGCGGGCCGGCCGCCGCAACGATCGCGCGCGACGCGGACGCGCGATTCGGCTCGCTCGTTCGGGCGCTGCTCGCCGTGCCCTCGCTCAACGCGCCGCTGGCGGCACTCGATCTGACATACTGTGAGATCGCCGCGCGCGGCCGGCGCTGGACGCTGCGCATCGTGCCGTTCGGCGGCAGCGAAGTGGTCGGCAGGATGCCGTCGTTCCGGCGTTACGTGCGTCTTGCCGACACGCAGCGCGATGCGCTGCATGCGGCGTTCGCCGGTTTCGAAGCCGCGCTTGCGCGCCTGCCGGGAGATTGA
- a CDS encoding porin, whose translation MKIRTWIAAGVAVAAVAPARAQSSVTLYGTVDTGIIYSTNQQFTRADGSVSGAHAWQMGGGNLVPSRWGLQGVEALGGGLKAVFTLEQQFLSASGQALQGGAAFSRQAWVGLRHDAYGTLGVGRQYDSYTDTLGAYASSNSWATPYGAHFGDVDNLNAAFNFNNEIKFTSADFDGLTFGGTFSFGGQAGDFSARRGYSVAAAYNRAPISFGIGYLNLRQPLDAALGGASGYIGDFACSNAGAMYCQLQDAASMQAFGVGGSIALGDATIALAYTHTRLDDSAYFVTAAHPQRASIAFDIAELNATYAFTPMLRGGIAYIFNNAKADSRGTTRFHQFNVGANYSLSKRTALYAVAIGQIASGRGLGGDANGDPVNYAQIPVLANSHSGRQLAMMAGVKVDF comes from the coding sequence ATGAAAATCAGAACCTGGATCGCGGCCGGCGTCGCGGTCGCCGCCGTTGCGCCGGCTCGCGCGCAAAGCAGCGTCACGCTGTACGGCACGGTGGACACGGGCATCATCTATTCGACGAATCAGCAGTTCACGCGCGCGGACGGCAGCGTGAGCGGCGCTCATGCGTGGCAGATGGGCGGCGGAAACCTGGTGCCTTCGCGATGGGGGTTGCAGGGCGTGGAGGCGCTTGGCGGCGGCTTGAAGGCGGTGTTCACGCTCGAGCAGCAATTCCTGTCGGCGAGCGGTCAGGCGTTGCAGGGCGGTGCGGCGTTCAGCCGCCAGGCGTGGGTCGGCTTGCGGCACGACGCATACGGCACGCTCGGCGTCGGACGCCAATACGATTCGTACACCGATACGCTCGGCGCGTACGCATCGAGCAACAGCTGGGCGACACCGTACGGCGCGCATTTTGGCGATGTCGACAATCTGAATGCGGCGTTCAACTTCAACAACGAGATCAAGTTCACGAGCGCCGATTTCGACGGACTGACGTTCGGCGGCACATTCAGCTTCGGCGGCCAGGCAGGAGATTTCTCCGCGCGCCGCGGCTATTCGGTCGCCGCTGCCTACAACCGCGCGCCGATTTCGTTCGGCATCGGCTATCTGAATTTGCGGCAGCCGCTCGACGCCGCGCTCGGCGGCGCGAGCGGATACATCGGCGATTTCGCGTGCAGCAACGCGGGCGCGATGTACTGCCAATTGCAGGATGCGGCGTCGATGCAGGCATTCGGCGTCGGCGGCTCGATTGCGCTCGGCGACGCGACCATTGCGCTCGCCTATACGCACACTCGCCTCGACGACAGCGCGTACTTCGTGACCGCCGCGCATCCGCAGCGTGCATCGATCGCGTTCGACATTGCCGAACTGAATGCGACATACGCGTTCACACCGATGCTGCGCGGCGGCATCGCATACATCTTCAACAACGCGAAGGCCGACAGCCGAGGGACGACGCGCTTTCATCAATTCAACGTCGGTGCGAACTATAGTTTGTCGAAACGCACGGCGCTGTATGCGGTCGCGATCGGACAGATCGCGTCGGGGCGTGGGCTCGGCGGCGATGCGAACGGCGATCCCGTGAACTACGCGCAGATTCCCGTCTTGGCGAACAGCCATTCGGGCCGGCAACTCGCGATGATGGCGGGGGTGAAAGTGGATTTCTGA